From Halichondria panicea chromosome 12, odHalPani1.1, whole genome shotgun sequence, a single genomic window includes:
- the LOC135345718 gene encoding uncharacterized protein LOC135345718 produces MWLKTLDLNLFDKQVLSAIGGMLSDKHMRAAHQLLSMQFLKFEGCYNTLLAQLKAFPPVSNNQGPAVQIFFVEERQHWIATSLFKGELYLYDSCFNGTLSPSTELQIAQVYSPLIQCNGLLISVVALQQQEGANNCGLFSIAAAYHAAMNDNVGSLVFDEAKMRAHLIKCFEKGKLSRFPRTKKAMPKRPTPQTIAITIYCMCKRPDSFEDMVMCDKCSEWYHYCCAKIRKEPVGNWFCSGCITL; encoded by the exons ATGTGGCTGAAGACCCTAGATCTAAACCTCTTTGACAAAcaagtgttgagtgcaatagGTGGTATGCTCTCCGACAAGCATATGCGTGCAGCCCACCAGTTATTATCGATGCAATTCCTTAAGTTTGAAGGCTGCTATAATACTCTCTTGGCCCAATTAAAGGCATTTCCACCAGTTTCCAATAATCAAGGCCCAG CTGTGCAAATCTTCTTTGTTGAAGAACGACAGCACTGGATTGCCACTTCTCTGTTTAAGGGTGAACTGTATTTGTACGACAGCTGCTTCAATGGAACGCTTTCCCCAAGTACTGAGCTCCAGATAGCACAAGTGTATAGCCCATTAATTCAATGCAATGGGCTGTTGATTTCTGTGGTGGCTCTCCAGCAGCAAGAGGGTGCTAACAACTGCGGACTATTTAGCATTGCTGCTGCATATCACGCTGCTATGAACGATAATGTGGGTTCTCTAGTGTTTGATGAGGCCAAAATGAGAGCACATCTCATTAAGTGCTTTGAGAAGGGCAAACTCTCACGGTTCCCTCGCACAAAGAAAGCGATGCCAAAAAGACCAACACCACAAACCATTGCCATTacaatatactgcatgtgcaagagACCGGACTCTTTTGAGGATATGGTCATGTGTGACAAATGTAGTGAGTGGTATCACTATTGCTGTGCCAAAATTCGCAAAGAACCAGTAGGTAATTGGTTTTGTTCTGGTTGCATCACTTTATGA
- the LOC135345473 gene encoding uncharacterized protein LOC135345473, producing the protein MLSICNVDIRDLLSYVKDTVSGEKHLVVSVARQEFWKCLQTSETLVSELLRTLASLFGLLYKNCDKGKDKYMKFQLEWHQCCSVFLLPPGKNLSDVGIDSKKKVELAHFQQRWIGYCDGSCADKHTRDAVMISVCSAVYNYLLKRVSQVQQSLLMEPTSSGILKGDVDSVYYRFCGAALASMLQSCKNDQRETINQEIEVLRCIQCTDKDHIPGKLKYRDRGHMYFPSKDFLTVLRGIDSCVMENANESTLRKYGPDMIDVAVKQDDTVDVLTFDLAIKVVYKELCRKLCHTRLGEYKDEYISATQQNLAALKGKSTLAGQNLRDELLTSHVNTKSFICMLGRNRGISR; encoded by the exons ATGCTCTCTATATGTAATGTCGACATTCGTGACCTTCTTTCCTACGTGAAAGACACAGTTTCCGGTGAAAAACACTTAGTTGTGAGCGTTGCTAGGCAGGAGTTTTGGAAATGTCTGCAAACCTCTGAGACTTTGGTCAGTGAATTGTTGCGCACACTTGCAAGTTTGTTTGGTTTACTCTACAAAAACTGTGACAAGGGTAAAGACAAGTACATGAAATTCCAATTGGAGTGGCATCAATGTTGTAGTGTTTTTCTACTGCCTCCCGGAAAAAACTTGTCTGATGTAGGTATTGATTCCAAAAAGAAAGTGGAGCTTGCCCACTTCCAGCAGCGATGGATTGGATATTGTGATGGAAGCTGTGCCGACAAGCATACTAGGGATGCTGTGATGATATCAGTTTGCAGTGCTGTGTACAATTACCTTCTCAAGCGTGTGTCACAAGTTCAGCAGTCATTATTGATGGAACCCACAAGCAGTGGCATATTAAAAGGGGATGTAGACTCTGTTTATTACCGTTTCTGTGGAGCAGCTCTCGCAAGCATGCTACAATCGTGTAAAAACGATCAGAGAGAAACTATAAACCAGGAAATAGAAGTGCTGAGATGTATTCAGTGTACAGACAAGGATCACATTCCTGGAAAACTAAAGTATCGTGATCGAGGACACATGTACTTCCCTTCCAAGGATTTTTTGACAGTCCTAAGGGGAATTGATAGTTGTGTCATGGAAAATGCAAACGAATCTACTTTAAGAAAGTATGGTCCCGACATGATCGATGTTGCCGTGAAGCAA GATGATACTGTTGATGTACTAACGTTTGACCTCGCTATTAAAGTGGTGTACAAAGAACTTTGTCGTAAACTATGCCATACTCGTCTTGGCGAATATAAAGACGAATATATAAGTGCGACACAGCAAAACTTGGCTGCTTTAAAAGGGAAGTCGACTCTTGCTGGCCAAAATTTAAGAGATGAACTATTGACATCACATGTGAACACAAAGTCAT TTATTTGCATGCTAGGAAGGAATAGGGGCATATCTCGATAG
- the LOC135345474 gene encoding uncharacterized protein LOC135345474, translated as MEQLQTDLETLRQERPVPIAFEATRNHEEEIRALLQGQLEESETRAELKHLRALEQLRVEHQEAIHREQNEVDRERRQAQEREQTLTDAFELEKYNLQGQLEAVTAELRSLQEEVDSEDDPSIDDEAEVRHTTPLERAEPSSTPHMERGTDPIRRTEDRGTERGTERTRGTERRTEDRGTEDRGTEGSTDRGTERTTDRRTETDTRRTEPPGGEERLLPPAGRESPSESLLVATMTRLLEAHTEAIAAQTQATAAQHLPPLKAFTGEGKQMEEDGFERWIEQFEERAKVAGWSTEQKLHQIKLLLEKTALRVLRALPDTDQSQYQKVVDALRARFKAVDIEELRGMEFHHKVQRDESIDRIGASSTRAQSVPINSRPRV; from the exons ATGGAACAGTTACAGACAGATTTGGAGACACTTCGACAAGA ACGACCCGTACCCATCGCATTCGAGGCGACCCGGAACCATGAAGAAGAAATCCGTGCGCTGCTCCAAGGACAGCTAGAGGAATCTGAGACAAGGGCTGAGCTAAAGCAtttgagggctctggagcaaCTTAGAGTTGAGCATCAAGAGGCGATCCACCGAGAACAGAATGAAGTGGACAGAGAGCGACGACAAGCTCAAGAGAGGGAACAAACCCTGACTGATGCGTTTGAATTAGAGAAGTATAATCTACAAGGACAATTGGAAGCAGTTACTGCTGAACTACGATCACTTCAGGAAGAAGTTGACTCGGAGGATGACCCGTCTATTGATGATGAGGCGGAGGTTAGACATACCACACCGCTAGAGAGGGCAGAACCCTCAAGTACCCCCCATATGGAGAGAGGTACCGACCCTATCCGAAGAACTGAAGATCGAGGAACTGAAAGAGGAACTGAAAGAACTCGAGGAACTGAAAGAAGAACTGAAGACCGAGGAACTGAAGACCGAGGGACTGAAGGAAGCACTGATCGAGGAACTGAAAGAACTACCGATCGAAGAACTGAAACTGATACACGAAGAACAGAGCCACCAGGAGGAGAGGAACGACTGCTGCCCCCTGCTGGAAGAGAGTCTCCTAGTGAGTCATTACTTGTAGCGACAATGACAAGGCTTTTGGAAGCTCACACAGAGGCAATTGCTGCCCAAACACAAGCTACAGCTGCCCAGCACCTACCACCCCTAAAGGCCTTTACCGGTGAAGGGAAACAAATGGAAGAAGATGGATTCGAGCGTTGGATTGAACAGTTTGAAGAACGAGCTAAAGTTGCCGGATGGAGCACTGAGCAAAAGTTACATCAGATTAAATTGTTATTGGAGAAAACGGCTCTGAGAGTTCTCCGTGCTCTCCCAGACACGGACCAGAGTCAGTACCAGAAGGTAGTTGATGCCTTACGAGCCCGCTTCAAGGCTGTCGATATTGAAGAACTTAGAGGCATGGAGTTCCATCATAAAGTCCAGAGAGATGAGTCGATAGATAGGATTGGAGCTTCAAGCACTAGGGCGCAAAGCGTTCCCATCAATTCAAGGCCGAGAGTTTGA